AGAGATAGTGATGGCAGTGGAAGCCATGATAGCATCAATAAGACCATCAGCACAGTTGGAGAGTGAGTTGTGATCAACCCAGATATGGCTAGATCCAGAAATGGAGATACCATCACCATCAGACAATGATCTATATTCGTAGTGAGACGGGGAGTCTAGAACCAAAGCATTACCAGTGGGTTTACAGTCGTGGATGTGGATTCCATGAATGATAACATTGGTTATGTACTGAATAGTGATGCAAGCTCCATTTGCGATATGAACATTGACACCACGGCCATCAATGGTCTTGAAACTATTCATGATAAGCTCTTGTTTGAGAGTGATGACCATGTCACGCTTGAACACAATCCAAAGTGGTTTGTCCTGAATGACTGCATGACGCAGGGTTCCTGGTTTGGGATTCACAGCGTCGTGATCACTTGGGTCAGTGACGACATAGTAATCTCCATCTCGACCACCAAGAGCTTTACGCCCAAAACCGATACCACAGTCTGCAAGACGCTTCCTGTTTTTGTGCCAGTCTTTGTCACAGCGCCAGCAATCATCAATTGGATTGCCACTTCCACATGAGAAATACCCGCCCAGGTTCCTCCTTTCAGTACTATTACGTATAGTCCTGTTCATTCAGAATCAATTAATTCAGGTTATCATCCAAATGGCTTAAATTTTAAGTCAAAGGCTACAAAGTAGTCAAAATTCGCTCTCTAAATTTTAAGTCAAAATTTTAGTTGGGTCAACTCGAGTAACTGCAGAGGTCAAGTTTTTCTTACTGTTCTTCAACCTTCACATAATCAAAGTTCACTTTTCATGTCACGTTGATCGCAGTAAATGTAGAGGCGGTGTGGGGTGAAATTAAGTGTCGGTGAGGTACTACCCCTATCTATCTACCTAAGAAGTTGGCAAGAAGTGTTTAATTT
This portion of the Papaver somniferum cultivar HN1 chromosome 11, ASM357369v1, whole genome shotgun sequence genome encodes:
- the LOC113323849 gene encoding probable pectate lyase 8 isoform X1 encodes the protein MAVSLRCLSLCLVTLLLFVILIMADQVEKKENSDLRIQQQTKQLQSSTINTTTMADLRPEEEWTHEHAVADPDEVASQVATTIRNSTERRNLGGYFSCGSGNPIDDCWRCDKDWHKNRKRLADCGIGFGRKALGGRDGDYYVVTDPSDHDAVNPKPGTLRHAVIQDKPLWIVFKRDMVITLKQELIMNSFKTIDGRGVNVHIANGACITIQYITNVIIHGIHIHDCKPTGNALVLDSPSHYEYRSLSDGDGISISGSSHIWVDHNSLSNCADGLIDAIMASTAITISNNYFTHHNEVMLLGHDDSYTRDKVMQVTIAFNHFGEGLRQRMPR
- the LOC113323849 gene encoding putative pectate lyase 14 isoform X2; protein product: MAVSLRCLSLCLVTLLLFVILIMADQVEKKENSDLRIQQQTKQLQSSTINTTTMADLRPEEEWTHEHAVADPDEVASQVATTIRNSTERRNLGGYFSCGSGNPIDDCWRCDKDWHKNRKRLADCGIGFGRKALGGRDGDYYVVTDPSDHDAVNPKPGTLRHAVIQDKPLWIVFKRDMVITLKQELIMNSFKTIDGRGVNVHIANGACITIQYITNVIIHGIHIHDCKPTAISGLITTHSPTVLMVLLMLSWLPLPSLSLTITSLTTMR